One part of the Prionailurus bengalensis isolate Pbe53 chromosome B2, Fcat_Pben_1.1_paternal_pri, whole genome shotgun sequence genome encodes these proteins:
- the BRPF3 gene encoding bromodomain and PHD finger-containing protein 3 isoform X3, with protein sequence MRKPRRKSRQNAEGRRSPSPYSLKCSPTRETLTYAQAQRIVEVDIDGRLHRISIYDPLKIITEDELTAQDITECNSNKENSEQPQFPGKSKKPSSKGKKKESCSKHASGTSFHLPQPSFRMVDSGSQPEAPPLPAAYYRYIEKPPEDLDAEVEYDMDEEDLAWLDMVNEKRRVDGHSLVSADTFELLVDRLEKESYLESRSSGAQQSLIDEDAFCCVCLDDECHNSNVILFCDICNLAVHQECYGVPYIPEGQWLCRCCLQSPSRPVDCVLCPNKGGAFKQTSDGHWAHVVCAIWIPEVCFANTVFLEPIEGIDNIPPARWKLTCYICKQKGLGAAIQCHKVNCYTAFHVTCAQRAGLFMKIEPMRETSLNGTIFTVRKTAYCEAHSPPGAATSRRKGDSPGSLSEAGDEEGLKEGCGEEEEKEEVEEEEEDEGQGGVGGPLKGVPKKNKMTLKQKIKKEPEEMGRDTPSTIPMVTVPQIPSYRLNKICSGLSFQRKNQFIQRLHNYWLLKRQARNGVPLIRRLHSHLQSQRNAEQREQDEKTSAVKEELKYWQKLRHDLERARLLIELIRKREKLKREQVKVQQAAMELELMPFNVLLRTTLDLLQEKDPAHIFAEPVNLSEVPDYLEFISKPMDFSTMRRKLESHLYRTLEEFEEDFNLIVTNCMKYNAKDTIFHRAAVRLRDLGGAILRHARRQAENIGYDPERGTHLPESPKLEDFYRFSWEDVDNILIPENRAHLSPEVQLKELLEKFDLVSAMRSSGARTRRVRLLRREINALRQKLAQPPPPQPPSLNKTVSNGELPAGPQGDVAVLEQAPQEEPEDDGDRGVTNGFGKHTESGSDSECSLGLSGGLAFEACSGLTPPKRSRGKPALSRVPFLEGVNGDSDYSSSGRSLLMPFEDRGDLEPLELVWAKCRGYPSYPALIIDPKMPREGLLHNGVPIPVPPLDVLKLGEQKQAEAGEKLFLVLFFDNKRTWQWLPRDKVLPLGVEDTVDKLKMLEGRKTSIRKSVQVAYDRAMIHLSRVRGPHSFVTSSYL encoded by the exons ATGAGGAAGCCGCGCCGGAAGTCGCGGCAGAATGCCGAGGGTCGGCGCTCCCCATCTCCCTACAGTCTGAAGTGCTCACCTACTCGGGAGACCCTGACATATGCTCAGGCCCAAAGGATTGTCGAGGTGGACATCGATGGACGCCTGCATCGAATCAGCATCTATGACCCACTCAAGATCATCACAGAGGACGAGCTGACTGCCCAGGATATCACCGAATGCAATAGTAACAAGGAGAACAGTgagcagcctcagtttcctggcaaGTCCAAAAAACCCTCCTCCAAGGGCAAGAAGAAGGAGTCCTGTTCCAAGCATGCATCCGGCACTTCCTTCCACCTCCCGCAACCCAGCTTTCGCATGGTGGACTCAGGCAGCCAGCCAGAAGCACCCCCACTGCCTGCTGCCTACTACCGCTACATCGAGAAGCCACCTGAAGACCTGGATGCGGAGGTAGAATACGACATGGATGAGGAGGACCTTGCCTGGCTGGACATGGTGAATGAGAAGCGGCGAGTAGATGGGCACAGTTTGGTGTCAGCAGACACTTTTGAGTTGCTGGTAGACCGGCTTGAGAAGGAGTCATACTTGGAGAGTCGCAGCAGTGGGGCCCAGCAGTCACTCATTGATGAAGACGCCTTTTGCTGTGTGTGCCTGGATGACGAATGCCACAACAGCAATGTCATTCTCTTCTGTGATATCTGCAACCTGGCTGTACACCAGGAGTGCTACGGTGTCCCCTACATCCCTGAGGGCCAGTGGCTATGCCGCTGCTGCCTACAGTCTCCCTCCCGACCTGTGGACTGCGTCCTCTGCCCCAATAAGGGCGGCGCCTTCAAACAGACCAGTGATGGGCACTGGGCCCACGTGGTGTGTGCCATCTGGATCCCTGAAGTCTGCTTCGCTAACACCGTGTTCCTGGAGCCCATTGAGGGCATTGACAACATCCCACCTGCCCGCTGGAAACTAACCTGTTATATCTGCAAGCAGAAGGGGCTGGGTGCAGCCATCCAGTGCCATAAGGTGAACTGCTACACAGCCTTCCATGTGACATGTGCACAGCGGGCTGGGCTCTTCATGAAGATTGAGCCCATGCGTGAGACCAGCCTCAATGGCACCATCTTCACAGTACGCAAGACTGCCTACTGTGAGGCCCACTCGCCGCCAGGTGCTGCCACTTCTAGGAGGAAGGGTGACTCCCCTGGAAGCCTCAGTGAGGCTGGGGATGAGGAAGGCCTGAAGGAGGGCtgtggagaggaggaagagaaggaagaggtagaagaagaggaggaagatgaaggcCAAGGCGGGGTAGGTGGCCCCCTCAAGGGAGTGCCCAAGAAGAACAAGATGACTTTgaagcagaaaatcaagaaggagcCAGAGGAAATGGGCCGAGATACACCCTCCACTATCCCCATGGTCACTGTCCCACAGATCCCCTCATATAG GTTGAACAAGATCTGTAGTGGTCTCTCCTTTCAGAGGAAAAACCAATTCATACAGCGGCTTCACAACTACTGGCTATTGAAGCGGCAGGCACGGAACGGTGTCCCCCTCATCCGGCGCCTGCATTCCCACCTGCAGTCCCAAAGAAACGCCGAGCAG CGAGAGCAGGATGAGAAGACCAGTGCAGTGAAGGAAGAGCTGAAATACTGGCAGAAGCTCCGGCATGACTTGGAGCGGGCACGGCTGCTGATTGAGCTGATTCGGAAAAGAGAGAAGCTCAAGCGAGAACAG GTCAAAGTCCAGCAGGCCGCGATGGAGCTGGAGCTTATGCCATTCAATGTTCTGCTGAGAACCACACTGGACTTGCTGCAGGAGAAGGATCCGGCACACATCTTTGCCGAACCTGTCAACCTGAGTGAG GTTCCAGATTACCTGGAATTCATATCCAAGCCAATGGATTTTTCTACCATGAGGCGGAAGCTGGAGTCCCACCTGTACCGCACCTTGGAGGAGTTTGAGGAGGACTTTAACCTTATAGTTACCAACTGCATGAAGTATAATGCTAAAGACACAATTTTCCACCGAGCAGCTGTCCGCCTGCGGGACCTGGGAGGGGCCATCCTGCGGCATGCCCGGCGGCAGGCAGAGAACATCGGCTATGACCCCGAGAGGGGCACCCACTTGCCTGAGTCACCCAAATTGGAGGACTTTTACCGCTTCTCCTGGGAAGACG TGGACAACATCCTCATCCCAGAGAACCGGGCCCACTTGTCCCCGGAGGTGCAGCTGAAGGAGCTGCTGGAGAAATTCGACCTGGTGAGCGCCATGCGGTCCAGCGGGGCCCGGACCCGTCGCGTCCGCCTGCTGCGCAGGGAGATCAATGCCCTTCGGCAGAAGCTGgcacagccaccaccaccacagccaCCATCACTGAACAAGACTGTGTCCAATGGGGAGCTGCCAGCAGGGCCCCAGGGGGATGTGGCTGTGCTGGAGCAGGCCCCACAGGAGGAGCCAGAAGATGATGGGGACAGAG GCGTGACCAACGGATTTGGAAAACACACCGAAAGCGGGTCTGACTCAGAATGTAGTTTGGGTCTCAGTGGTGGACTGGCATTTGAAGCTTGCAG TGGTCTGACGCCCCCCAAACGCAGCCGTGGGAAGCCAGCCCTATCTCGTGTACCCTTCCTGGAAGGTGTAAATGGAGATTCTGACTACAGCAGCTCAG gcaGAAGCCTCCTGATGCCCTTTGAAGACCGCGGAGACCTGGAGCCCCTGGAGCTGGTGTGGGCCAAGTGCCGAGGCTATCCCTCCTACCCCGCCTTG ATCATCGATCCCAAGATGCCCCGGGAGGGCCTCCTGCACAATGGTGTTCCCATCCCTGTCCCCCCTCTGGATGTGCTGAAGCTGGGAGAGCAGAAACAGGCCGAGGCTGGAGAGAAGCTCTTCCTTGTCCTCTTCTTTGACAACAAGCGCACCTG GCAGTGGCTTCCAAGGGACAAAGTGCTACCCCTGGGTGTGGAAGACACCGTGGACAAGCTCAAGATGCTGGAAGGCCGCAAGACCAGCATCCGAAAGTCGGTGCAAGTGGCCTACGACCGTGCAATGATCCACTTGAGCCGGGTCCGGGGGCCCCACTCCTTTGTCACCTCCAGCTACCTGTAA
- the BRPF3 gene encoding bromodomain and PHD finger-containing protein 3 isoform X2, with the protein MRKPRRKSRQNAEGRRSPSPYSLKCSPTRETLTYAQAQRIVEVDIDGRLHRISIYDPLKIITEDELTAQDITECNSNKENSEQPQFPGKSKKPSSKGKKKESCSKHASGTSFHLPQPSFRMVDSGSQPEAPPLPAAYYRYIEKPPEDLDAEVEYDMDEEDLAWLDMVNEKRRVDGHSLVSADTFELLVDRLEKESYLESRSSGAQQSLIDEDAFCCVCLDDECHNSNVILFCDICNLAVHQECYGVPYIPEGQWLCRCCLQSPSRPVDCVLCPNKGGAFKQTSDGHWAHVVCAIWIPEVCFANTVFLEPIEGIDNIPPARWKLTCYICKQKGLGAAIQCHKVNCYTAFHVTCAQRAGLFMKIEPMRETSLNGTIFTVRKTAYCEAHSPPGAATSRRKGDSPGSLSEAGDEEGLKEGCGEEEEKEEVEEEEEDEGQGGVGGPLKGVPKKNKMTLKQKIKKEPEEMGRDTPSTIPMVTVPQIPSYRLNKICSGLSFQRKNQFIQRLHNYWLLKRQARNGVPLIRRLHSHLQSQRNAEQREQDEKTSAVKEELKYWQKLRHDLERARLLIELIRKREKLKREQVKVQQAAMELELMPFNVLLRTTLDLLQEKDPAHIFAEPVNLSEVPDYLEFISKPMDFSTMRRKLESHLYRTLEEFEEDFNLIVTNCMKYNAKDTIFHRAAVRLRDLGGAILRHARRQAENIGYDPERGTHLPESPKLEDFYRFSWEDVDNILIPENRAHLSPEVQLKELLEKFDLVSAMRSSGARTRRVRLLRREINALRQKLAQPPPPQPPSLNKTVSNGELPAGPQGDVAVLEQAPQEEPEDDGDRDDSILPPPPTLEPTGPAPSLSEQDSPPDPPTLKPINDSKPPSRFLKPRKVEEDELLEKSPLQIGSEPLQRLLSDNGINRVSLMPPETPAGAPLSGVGRRTSVLFKKAKNGVKLQRSPDRAPENGEDHGTVGSPASPASIEDERHSRKRPRSRSCSESEGERSPQQEEETGVTNGFGKHTESGSDSECSLGLSGGLAFEACSGLTPPKRSRGKPALSRVPFLEGVNGDSDYSSSDHRSQDAPGGPPAQWCSHPCPPSGCAEAGRAETGRGWREALPCPLL; encoded by the exons ATGAGGAAGCCGCGCCGGAAGTCGCGGCAGAATGCCGAGGGTCGGCGCTCCCCATCTCCCTACAGTCTGAAGTGCTCACCTACTCGGGAGACCCTGACATATGCTCAGGCCCAAAGGATTGTCGAGGTGGACATCGATGGACGCCTGCATCGAATCAGCATCTATGACCCACTCAAGATCATCACAGAGGACGAGCTGACTGCCCAGGATATCACCGAATGCAATAGTAACAAGGAGAACAGTgagcagcctcagtttcctggcaaGTCCAAAAAACCCTCCTCCAAGGGCAAGAAGAAGGAGTCCTGTTCCAAGCATGCATCCGGCACTTCCTTCCACCTCCCGCAACCCAGCTTTCGCATGGTGGACTCAGGCAGCCAGCCAGAAGCACCCCCACTGCCTGCTGCCTACTACCGCTACATCGAGAAGCCACCTGAAGACCTGGATGCGGAGGTAGAATACGACATGGATGAGGAGGACCTTGCCTGGCTGGACATGGTGAATGAGAAGCGGCGAGTAGATGGGCACAGTTTGGTGTCAGCAGACACTTTTGAGTTGCTGGTAGACCGGCTTGAGAAGGAGTCATACTTGGAGAGTCGCAGCAGTGGGGCCCAGCAGTCACTCATTGATGAAGACGCCTTTTGCTGTGTGTGCCTGGATGACGAATGCCACAACAGCAATGTCATTCTCTTCTGTGATATCTGCAACCTGGCTGTACACCAGGAGTGCTACGGTGTCCCCTACATCCCTGAGGGCCAGTGGCTATGCCGCTGCTGCCTACAGTCTCCCTCCCGACCTGTGGACTGCGTCCTCTGCCCCAATAAGGGCGGCGCCTTCAAACAGACCAGTGATGGGCACTGGGCCCACGTGGTGTGTGCCATCTGGATCCCTGAAGTCTGCTTCGCTAACACCGTGTTCCTGGAGCCCATTGAGGGCATTGACAACATCCCACCTGCCCGCTGGAAACTAACCTGTTATATCTGCAAGCAGAAGGGGCTGGGTGCAGCCATCCAGTGCCATAAGGTGAACTGCTACACAGCCTTCCATGTGACATGTGCACAGCGGGCTGGGCTCTTCATGAAGATTGAGCCCATGCGTGAGACCAGCCTCAATGGCACCATCTTCACAGTACGCAAGACTGCCTACTGTGAGGCCCACTCGCCGCCAGGTGCTGCCACTTCTAGGAGGAAGGGTGACTCCCCTGGAAGCCTCAGTGAGGCTGGGGATGAGGAAGGCCTGAAGGAGGGCtgtggagaggaggaagagaaggaagaggtagaagaagaggaggaagatgaaggcCAAGGCGGGGTAGGTGGCCCCCTCAAGGGAGTGCCCAAGAAGAACAAGATGACTTTgaagcagaaaatcaagaaggagcCAGAGGAAATGGGCCGAGATACACCCTCCACTATCCCCATGGTCACTGTCCCACAGATCCCCTCATATAG GTTGAACAAGATCTGTAGTGGTCTCTCCTTTCAGAGGAAAAACCAATTCATACAGCGGCTTCACAACTACTGGCTATTGAAGCGGCAGGCACGGAACGGTGTCCCCCTCATCCGGCGCCTGCATTCCCACCTGCAGTCCCAAAGAAACGCCGAGCAG CGAGAGCAGGATGAGAAGACCAGTGCAGTGAAGGAAGAGCTGAAATACTGGCAGAAGCTCCGGCATGACTTGGAGCGGGCACGGCTGCTGATTGAGCTGATTCGGAAAAGAGAGAAGCTCAAGCGAGAACAG GTCAAAGTCCAGCAGGCCGCGATGGAGCTGGAGCTTATGCCATTCAATGTTCTGCTGAGAACCACACTGGACTTGCTGCAGGAGAAGGATCCGGCACACATCTTTGCCGAACCTGTCAACCTGAGTGAG GTTCCAGATTACCTGGAATTCATATCCAAGCCAATGGATTTTTCTACCATGAGGCGGAAGCTGGAGTCCCACCTGTACCGCACCTTGGAGGAGTTTGAGGAGGACTTTAACCTTATAGTTACCAACTGCATGAAGTATAATGCTAAAGACACAATTTTCCACCGAGCAGCTGTCCGCCTGCGGGACCTGGGAGGGGCCATCCTGCGGCATGCCCGGCGGCAGGCAGAGAACATCGGCTATGACCCCGAGAGGGGCACCCACTTGCCTGAGTCACCCAAATTGGAGGACTTTTACCGCTTCTCCTGGGAAGACG TGGACAACATCCTCATCCCAGAGAACCGGGCCCACTTGTCCCCGGAGGTGCAGCTGAAGGAGCTGCTGGAGAAATTCGACCTGGTGAGCGCCATGCGGTCCAGCGGGGCCCGGACCCGTCGCGTCCGCCTGCTGCGCAGGGAGATCAATGCCCTTCGGCAGAAGCTGgcacagccaccaccaccacagccaCCATCACTGAACAAGACTGTGTCCAATGGGGAGCTGCCAGCAGGGCCCCAGGGGGATGTGGCTGTGCTGGAGCAGGCCCCACAGGAGGAGCCAGAAGATGATGGGGACAGAG ATGACTCCATACTGCCTCCCCCACCAACCCTCGAGCCCACTGGGCCTGCACCTTCCCTGTCTGAGCAAGACTCCCCTCCGGATCCCCCTACTCTGAAACCCATTAATGATAGTAAGCCTCCAAGCCGATTCCTAAAGCCCAGAAAGGTGGAAGAAGATGAGCTCTTGGAAAAATCACCTCTGCAGATAGGGAGTGAGCCCCTGCAACGCCTGCTCAGTGACAATGGCATCAACAGAGTGTCTCTCATGCCCCCTGAGACCCCTGCTGGTGCCCCACTCAGTGGCGTGGGCCGCCGCACATCCGTCCTCTTCAAGAAGGCCAAAAATGGAGTTAAGCTACAGAGGAGCCCAGATAGGGCCCCAGAGAATGGTGAGGACCATGGTACAGTGGGCTCTCCTGCCTCTCCGGCCAGCATCGAGGATGAACGGCACTCCCGGAAGCGGCCAAGGAGCAGGAGCTGTAGTGAGAGCGAAGGGGAGAGGTCCccccagcaggaggaggagacag GCGTGACCAACGGATTTGGAAAACACACCGAAAGCGGGTCTGACTCAGAATGTAGTTTGGGTCTCAGTGGTGGACTGGCATTTGAAGCTTGCAG TGGTCTGACGCCCCCCAAACGCAGCCGTGGGAAGCCAGCCCTATCTCGTGTACCCTTCCTGGAAGGTGTAAATGGAGATTCTGACTACAGCAGCTCAG ATCATCGATCCCAAGATGCCCCGGGAGGGCCTCCTGCACAATGGTGTTCCCATCCCTGTCCCCCCTCTGGATGTGCTGAAGCTGGGAGAGCAGAAACAGGCCGAGGCTGGAGAGAAGCTCTTCCTTGTCCTCTTCTTTGA
- the BRPF3 gene encoding bromodomain and PHD finger-containing protein 3 isoform X1 — MRKPRRKSRQNAEGRRSPSPYSLKCSPTRETLTYAQAQRIVEVDIDGRLHRISIYDPLKIITEDELTAQDITECNSNKENSEQPQFPGKSKKPSSKGKKKESCSKHASGTSFHLPQPSFRMVDSGSQPEAPPLPAAYYRYIEKPPEDLDAEVEYDMDEEDLAWLDMVNEKRRVDGHSLVSADTFELLVDRLEKESYLESRSSGAQQSLIDEDAFCCVCLDDECHNSNVILFCDICNLAVHQECYGVPYIPEGQWLCRCCLQSPSRPVDCVLCPNKGGAFKQTSDGHWAHVVCAIWIPEVCFANTVFLEPIEGIDNIPPARWKLTCYICKQKGLGAAIQCHKVNCYTAFHVTCAQRAGLFMKIEPMRETSLNGTIFTVRKTAYCEAHSPPGAATSRRKGDSPGSLSEAGDEEGLKEGCGEEEEKEEVEEEEEDEGQGGVGGPLKGVPKKNKMTLKQKIKKEPEEMGRDTPSTIPMVTVPQIPSYRLNKICSGLSFQRKNQFIQRLHNYWLLKRQARNGVPLIRRLHSHLQSQRNAEQREQDEKTSAVKEELKYWQKLRHDLERARLLIELIRKREKLKREQVKVQQAAMELELMPFNVLLRTTLDLLQEKDPAHIFAEPVNLSEVPDYLEFISKPMDFSTMRRKLESHLYRTLEEFEEDFNLIVTNCMKYNAKDTIFHRAAVRLRDLGGAILRHARRQAENIGYDPERGTHLPESPKLEDFYRFSWEDVDNILIPENRAHLSPEVQLKELLEKFDLVSAMRSSGARTRRVRLLRREINALRQKLAQPPPPQPPSLNKTVSNGELPAGPQGDVAVLEQAPQEEPEDDGDRDDSILPPPPTLEPTGPAPSLSEQDSPPDPPTLKPINDSKPPSRFLKPRKVEEDELLEKSPLQIGSEPLQRLLSDNGINRVSLMPPETPAGAPLSGVGRRTSVLFKKAKNGVKLQRSPDRAPENGEDHGTVGSPASPASIEDERHSRKRPRSRSCSESEGERSPQQEEETGVTNGFGKHTESGSDSECSLGLSGGLAFEACSGLTPPKRSRGKPALSRVPFLEGVNGDSDYSSSGRSLLMPFEDRGDLEPLELVWAKCRGYPSYPALIIDPKMPREGLLHNGVPIPVPPLDVLKLGEQKQAEAGEKLFLVLFFDNKRTWQWLPRDKVLPLGVEDTVDKLKMLEGRKTSIRKSVQVAYDRAMIHLSRVRGPHSFVTSSYL; from the exons ATGAGGAAGCCGCGCCGGAAGTCGCGGCAGAATGCCGAGGGTCGGCGCTCCCCATCTCCCTACAGTCTGAAGTGCTCACCTACTCGGGAGACCCTGACATATGCTCAGGCCCAAAGGATTGTCGAGGTGGACATCGATGGACGCCTGCATCGAATCAGCATCTATGACCCACTCAAGATCATCACAGAGGACGAGCTGACTGCCCAGGATATCACCGAATGCAATAGTAACAAGGAGAACAGTgagcagcctcagtttcctggcaaGTCCAAAAAACCCTCCTCCAAGGGCAAGAAGAAGGAGTCCTGTTCCAAGCATGCATCCGGCACTTCCTTCCACCTCCCGCAACCCAGCTTTCGCATGGTGGACTCAGGCAGCCAGCCAGAAGCACCCCCACTGCCTGCTGCCTACTACCGCTACATCGAGAAGCCACCTGAAGACCTGGATGCGGAGGTAGAATACGACATGGATGAGGAGGACCTTGCCTGGCTGGACATGGTGAATGAGAAGCGGCGAGTAGATGGGCACAGTTTGGTGTCAGCAGACACTTTTGAGTTGCTGGTAGACCGGCTTGAGAAGGAGTCATACTTGGAGAGTCGCAGCAGTGGGGCCCAGCAGTCACTCATTGATGAAGACGCCTTTTGCTGTGTGTGCCTGGATGACGAATGCCACAACAGCAATGTCATTCTCTTCTGTGATATCTGCAACCTGGCTGTACACCAGGAGTGCTACGGTGTCCCCTACATCCCTGAGGGCCAGTGGCTATGCCGCTGCTGCCTACAGTCTCCCTCCCGACCTGTGGACTGCGTCCTCTGCCCCAATAAGGGCGGCGCCTTCAAACAGACCAGTGATGGGCACTGGGCCCACGTGGTGTGTGCCATCTGGATCCCTGAAGTCTGCTTCGCTAACACCGTGTTCCTGGAGCCCATTGAGGGCATTGACAACATCCCACCTGCCCGCTGGAAACTAACCTGTTATATCTGCAAGCAGAAGGGGCTGGGTGCAGCCATCCAGTGCCATAAGGTGAACTGCTACACAGCCTTCCATGTGACATGTGCACAGCGGGCTGGGCTCTTCATGAAGATTGAGCCCATGCGTGAGACCAGCCTCAATGGCACCATCTTCACAGTACGCAAGACTGCCTACTGTGAGGCCCACTCGCCGCCAGGTGCTGCCACTTCTAGGAGGAAGGGTGACTCCCCTGGAAGCCTCAGTGAGGCTGGGGATGAGGAAGGCCTGAAGGAGGGCtgtggagaggaggaagagaaggaagaggtagaagaagaggaggaagatgaaggcCAAGGCGGGGTAGGTGGCCCCCTCAAGGGAGTGCCCAAGAAGAACAAGATGACTTTgaagcagaaaatcaagaaggagcCAGAGGAAATGGGCCGAGATACACCCTCCACTATCCCCATGGTCACTGTCCCACAGATCCCCTCATATAG GTTGAACAAGATCTGTAGTGGTCTCTCCTTTCAGAGGAAAAACCAATTCATACAGCGGCTTCACAACTACTGGCTATTGAAGCGGCAGGCACGGAACGGTGTCCCCCTCATCCGGCGCCTGCATTCCCACCTGCAGTCCCAAAGAAACGCCGAGCAG CGAGAGCAGGATGAGAAGACCAGTGCAGTGAAGGAAGAGCTGAAATACTGGCAGAAGCTCCGGCATGACTTGGAGCGGGCACGGCTGCTGATTGAGCTGATTCGGAAAAGAGAGAAGCTCAAGCGAGAACAG GTCAAAGTCCAGCAGGCCGCGATGGAGCTGGAGCTTATGCCATTCAATGTTCTGCTGAGAACCACACTGGACTTGCTGCAGGAGAAGGATCCGGCACACATCTTTGCCGAACCTGTCAACCTGAGTGAG GTTCCAGATTACCTGGAATTCATATCCAAGCCAATGGATTTTTCTACCATGAGGCGGAAGCTGGAGTCCCACCTGTACCGCACCTTGGAGGAGTTTGAGGAGGACTTTAACCTTATAGTTACCAACTGCATGAAGTATAATGCTAAAGACACAATTTTCCACCGAGCAGCTGTCCGCCTGCGGGACCTGGGAGGGGCCATCCTGCGGCATGCCCGGCGGCAGGCAGAGAACATCGGCTATGACCCCGAGAGGGGCACCCACTTGCCTGAGTCACCCAAATTGGAGGACTTTTACCGCTTCTCCTGGGAAGACG TGGACAACATCCTCATCCCAGAGAACCGGGCCCACTTGTCCCCGGAGGTGCAGCTGAAGGAGCTGCTGGAGAAATTCGACCTGGTGAGCGCCATGCGGTCCAGCGGGGCCCGGACCCGTCGCGTCCGCCTGCTGCGCAGGGAGATCAATGCCCTTCGGCAGAAGCTGgcacagccaccaccaccacagccaCCATCACTGAACAAGACTGTGTCCAATGGGGAGCTGCCAGCAGGGCCCCAGGGGGATGTGGCTGTGCTGGAGCAGGCCCCACAGGAGGAGCCAGAAGATGATGGGGACAGAG ATGACTCCATACTGCCTCCCCCACCAACCCTCGAGCCCACTGGGCCTGCACCTTCCCTGTCTGAGCAAGACTCCCCTCCGGATCCCCCTACTCTGAAACCCATTAATGATAGTAAGCCTCCAAGCCGATTCCTAAAGCCCAGAAAGGTGGAAGAAGATGAGCTCTTGGAAAAATCACCTCTGCAGATAGGGAGTGAGCCCCTGCAACGCCTGCTCAGTGACAATGGCATCAACAGAGTGTCTCTCATGCCCCCTGAGACCCCTGCTGGTGCCCCACTCAGTGGCGTGGGCCGCCGCACATCCGTCCTCTTCAAGAAGGCCAAAAATGGAGTTAAGCTACAGAGGAGCCCAGATAGGGCCCCAGAGAATGGTGAGGACCATGGTACAGTGGGCTCTCCTGCCTCTCCGGCCAGCATCGAGGATGAACGGCACTCCCGGAAGCGGCCAAGGAGCAGGAGCTGTAGTGAGAGCGAAGGGGAGAGGTCCccccagcaggaggaggagacag GCGTGACCAACGGATTTGGAAAACACACCGAAAGCGGGTCTGACTCAGAATGTAGTTTGGGTCTCAGTGGTGGACTGGCATTTGAAGCTTGCAG TGGTCTGACGCCCCCCAAACGCAGCCGTGGGAAGCCAGCCCTATCTCGTGTACCCTTCCTGGAAGGTGTAAATGGAGATTCTGACTACAGCAGCTCAG gcaGAAGCCTCCTGATGCCCTTTGAAGACCGCGGAGACCTGGAGCCCCTGGAGCTGGTGTGGGCCAAGTGCCGAGGCTATCCCTCCTACCCCGCCTTG ATCATCGATCCCAAGATGCCCCGGGAGGGCCTCCTGCACAATGGTGTTCCCATCCCTGTCCCCCCTCTGGATGTGCTGAAGCTGGGAGAGCAGAAACAGGCCGAGGCTGGAGAGAAGCTCTTCCTTGTCCTCTTCTTTGACAACAAGCGCACCTG GCAGTGGCTTCCAAGGGACAAAGTGCTACCCCTGGGTGTGGAAGACACCGTGGACAAGCTCAAGATGCTGGAAGGCCGCAAGACCAGCATCCGAAAGTCGGTGCAAGTGGCCTACGACCGTGCAATGATCCACTTGAGCCGGGTCCGGGGGCCCCACTCCTTTGTCACCTCCAGCTACCTGTAA